TATCAGCTAAATCTAAAATTTGATTCCATTCTTCATGAGATGTTTCCAAATTATTTTTAAAATCTTTTTCAAATTTAAGGATACATCTTTTTTCTATATTTTCTGGAGAATTATAATTTCTTAAAAAAGAAACACTCAAATACGTTAATGATGAAAAAACTACAATTATTTTAGCAATCCTAAAATTATTCATATATTAGATGATATTGCCTTATAAATAAATAAGGTACTTGTTGGTTTTATAATTAATTTAAACTATTAAAAATAATTATCAAATGATTAATTCGGTGAATTTTAACCATTTGCCTATTCAGGATTTGGTTGTTTCAGGGTTAATAATCTTTATAATGTCGACGATTATTGCCAATATTTATGAACCATTATTATGAATAAGTTATGCATTTGGGAATATACTTACTCTTACTTTTTTGAGCTGGTTATACAAAGAAACTTGGAGTGATCCAAGGAAATAAATCTAATTAAGACAAAAGATAAATTAAAACTACTTCTGTATTTTTAATTTTGAAGAATACTTTAAATTAACAATGTAAGTTGCAACGAGAGAAAGTATCAAAAAAAATAATAAGCTTTCCAAAGTGGATTGGGGCATAACCATGAGTAGTACCAAAAATGATATATCTTTAGAGAAACGAATTCTGAAAAAAAATCAACCCTTTCATTATTTTTTATACTCAAAATTATAAATTTAATTTCTCTTATAAAAACTTAGAGTTTTAGGTTGATATTAATTTGAAAAATATTTTTCTGCCCTCCTAAAGGCTTTTATTGCTCCTTTATAATCAAGATTTTTTAATCTTTCTTTACTTTTTTGTTCCAACATTTTTACTATCTCATTTCTCTTTATTTCATCAATTTTCAGCTTATGATCGAATATAAGATCAAATTTTGAAGAATATAAACTAGATAATTCTTCTCTATATTTTTCAATAATTTTTTCATCACAAGATTTGGATTTCAATATTTCATTAGCCTTCATTTTGTCATCTATTGCCCCTTTAAAATTTCCTAGTTTAAATTTCTTTTCACTTGATCTCATTAGCTTGATAATATCTCCTAATATCAATTCATTAGAATCTTTCATTTATTTATCTGACACTAGGTTAATGCTATCAGAATAAAGAAAAGACAACTTTTTTTAAAACTAAAATAATTAAACAATTAACCAATAACAAGTCCTTTTTTAAGAAGTAAATCAAAAACCTCCACACTTTTTGTTTTCCCAAATTTGGGGGGCTTGTGTAAATCTAATATTTCAGCAAGGCACATAATCCAATAAGTATCTTTTTTTAAATTTAGACGTTCGCAAATATGGGATGGGGCCGATTTAAAACAGCCAAAATCTGTTGATATATTAATGTTCATGATTTGAGTTTCAAGTTCCAGACTTAAAAGTTCTATTTCTTGCTCAGAAAGGGATGTCCCAAAAGAATATGATTCAATTAAAAGTTGATAATTCATAAAAGATTTATTTTTCAAGAAATCCATCGAGTTATTTTTGTACCCGCATATATATGCCCTGAAGCTTCAACAATAGGTTTTGTTTCAGGGTTCATAAAAATATCGTATAGAACATTTTTGGGTCCTTGAAAAATTACAGTCGCCCGTTGAGGATCATCTAATGATTTACCAATATAAAAAGTTTTAACTCCCATTTCTTTAAACATCGATTGCTGTTCCTCAGCATTCATATGAGATTCATATTGTTCAAAAGTATTACTTAGTTGAAAATCTAAAATAGTCGTTTCAATAGTCATAGCAATAAATGGATGTTTTTAAATTTTAAATCTTTTTGCAAAAAATAATTAAATAAAGATTAGTTTTTATTAAGCAATGTATTAACTAATTTTTATTTATGGGTTATAAATCAACTAAAAAAAACAGATTTTAACTTTGGACTCAAAAATTTCTCCAAGAGAACAATGGACTAGTAAGTTGGGATTCATTCTTGCAGCTGCTGGTAGCGCAGTAGGTCTTGGTAACCTCTGGGGTTTCGCCTACAGAGCCTCTCAAGGTGGAGGTGCTGCTTTTGTACTTTTATATATACTAATCGTTATAATTGTTTGCCTTCCTGTATTTGTTGCTGAGATGGCTTTAGGAAGAAACGCCACTGCAAGCACATTGCTTGCACCAGTAAAGTTAGCTGGAAAAAATTGGTATCCATTAGGAATTCTTTTCTTTATAGCTCCCTTGGGAATAGCATCATATTATTCAGTCATAATGGGGTGGACCGCAGATACCTTGTTCCATTCATTATTTTTTGGATTACCAAAAAATTTAAGTGAAGCAGAAGCTTTCTTTGGCTCAATTAGTAGTGGTAGCAGTGTTTTATTGGGGCACCTATTAAGTCTTGTTCTTACAGCCATAATAGTTTCATCAGGGATAAAAAAAGGAATCGAAAAGGTGACACGATTCTTTATGCCAATACTTTTTATCATTCTTCTATCGCTAGCAATATGGGCCACTTCACTTTCAGGCGCATGGGAAGGATACAAAACATTTTTGTTTAAGTTTGACTTTGATGAATTAAGGAACCCTCAAACAATAAGAAATGCTTTTACACAAGCTTTCTTTTCTTTAAGTTTAGGAATTGGAGTTATGGTGACTTATGCTTCCTATTTAAATAAGAAGAGTAATCTTCCAAAACTAAGTGTTGGAGTTGCTTCATTAGATACTTTGGTGGGTCTTATGGCAGGACTTATTACTTTTCCTATTGTTTTAACATTTGGTTTAAGTGATGCTATTTCTGAATCAACAGTTGGTGCATTATTTATATCAATTCCTACGGGCCTTGGTTCATATGGAGCGGTTGGAAGAATTGTAGCTGTTGCATTTTTTGCACTAGCTTATATTGCAGCAATAACTTCCTCTGTTTCATTATTGGAAGTTCCAGTTTCCTCTTTAATGGATAAATTTGGTTTTAAAAGAGAAAAATCTGTTTGGCTGATAACTCTTTTCCTATTTTTAGCAGGTATTCCTTCAGCATTGAACTTAAACATTCTTGGAACTATTGATTCGATTTTTGGAGGTGTATTACTTATATTTGGTGGATTCTTGGTTACTTTCTTTATGGGATGGGTAGTACCTGGAAAGTTTAATGAAGAACTTAGTGATTCAAAAGTAGGCATCAAAACGACACGTTATTTGAAATTCATGACAAGGTGGGTTGCACCCCCAATTATTGGTTTTGGACTATTTATTAGTGTGTTTGATTTGCTCAAAGGCTGGGTAAGTTAAAAATATATTAAAAATAATAATTTATAAAATTGAATTAATTTACTGCGATATAGTGCAAAAATAGGGGGTAGGCACAAAGCTTTAAGCTATTAAATTTCTTATATGTTTTTTGAGAATTTTGAGCAAAATAAAAAAATTTAATCAAAAAAACAAGTATTGCCAATGACTTCTATTAAAGGCTAAATATTATGAAAATTTCCTTTTGAAATTTTTCACAGGCAAAAAGTTTTTTCAAGACAATAAATATACTGCAGAACCTTTTTTTAATGAAGTATTAAATTTTAACTTCTATTTAATCTCAAACTTGTCGGCAAAAAACCATCCCTAATAGAATCTATATAAAATACATTTAGATGTTTAATTTAAAGAAATTAGAACGCTTACAAGAATAGACAACAAATTTGATGTCAACAAAATCTGATTCACTAAAGGGAAAGCTTACAGAAAATTTTTCTGAATTTTCTCAACTATCTGACTATTCTTTTATGAATTCTCTTAAAGCAGATCCTCAATCAACAAAAGATGGAAATGATCATAAGCCGCGTTCAGTATATTCAGGTCATTATGTACCAGTTGTTCCAACCGCTATTCCAGAACCAGAATATATTTCCCATAGCAACAAACTTTTTAAAGAACTAAATCTAAGCTCAGATCTTACTAAAGACCAAAATTTTTGTCGTTTTTTCTCAGGGGATATTTCTGTTGCTAATTATCCAATGAGTCCTGTTGGTTGGGCAACAGGTTATGCATTATCAATTTACGGGACTGAATATACCCAACAATGTCCTTTTGGAACTGGCAATGGTTATGGCGATGGCAGAGCAATTTCGGTTTTTGAAGGTTTATTCAATGGGAAAAGAATGGAAATGCAACTTAAAGGAGGAGGTCCAACTCCCTATTGTCGAGGAGCAGATGGTAGAGCTGTCTTAAGATCTAGCGTTCGAGAATTTCTCGCACAGGAATTAATGGATGCCTTGGGAGTCCCTACCTCAAGATCTTTAACACTTTATGTCTCACGTTCAGAAATAGTTAGAAGACCATGGTATTCGAAAGGGTCCAGGTATTTTGAGCCTGACATCATGATTGATAATCTAGCGGCAATTACTACGAGAGTCGCTCCATCTTTTTTACGTGTAGGCCAGATTGAACTTTTTGCAAGACGAGTTCGTAATAATGCGCATGATGAGGCACTTAATGAACTAAAGATGATAGTTCAACATCTTATTGATAGAAATTATAAAGATGAAATTGAATATGATATTACAATTGAAAGTAAGATAATAAAACTGGCTTCTTTATACAGATCAAGACTTATATCACTAATAGTCAACTGGATGCGAGTTGGTTATTGCCAGGGTAACTTCAATAGTGATAATTGTGCTGCTGGTGGTTATACCTTGGATTATGGCCCCTTTGGATTCTGTGAATTATTTGATCCAAGATTTCAACCATGGACAGGTGGAGGTGAACATTTCTCATTTTTCAACCAACCTTCTGCTGCGGCAATCAACTTTAAAACATTCAGTTCCTCTCTTAGTCCGTTACTTTCAGAAAACAAACAAGATCAAGAAAAGTTAGATCAAATCGAAAAGGATTTTTCAGAATTGATGAACAAAGAGTTGAAGAAAATGTGGGCAAACAAGCTTGGTTTAGAAAATTACAACGAAAGTCTAATAAATGAATTTTTTAATCTCATGGTCATTTCAAAAGCAGACTATACAATTTTGTTCCGCAAACTCTCTGAAATACCTGATAACATAGATTCTTTAAAAGACAGTTTCTATTTTCCAATTAATGATGAGCTCAATAATAAATGGGAAGTATGGCTTAAAAACTGGCAATCAATCTTGAAGAAAGAGGGAAATATTAAAGCAAAATCAGCATCAATGAAATCCCTTAATCCAGTCTATACTTGGCGCGAATGGATGGTCGTTCCAGCATATGAAGAAGCTGAAAAAGGAAATTACAAAAAAATCAAAGAATTACAGGATGTCTTTAGCAATCCATATATAAAACAACCCTCAGAAATAGATCAAAAATATAATCAACTAAAGCCAAGCCAGTTTTTTAACTATGGAGGAGTATCTCATTACAGCTGTTCATCATAAAAGTTCAATCCTAGTACTGATAGAAAAACTTTGAGAAAAATCTTATTTATTTATGGCCGTAGGCATTCCAACTACTGATACAACTCCCACATGAAGTATGGCCGGTTTCTTTCCAACATTTTTCACATAGTGGGGGGCCCCATTATTACTCTCTATAAATGCATCACCCGCTTTAAAGAAATTAATTTCTTCACCCCTCACATGCTTTAATCTTCCTCTAGTAACGTGAATCAACATTGGGGAAGGATGAGTATGAATTGGAGTTTTCAAGCCAACTGGGATTTTTACTTTTAAAAGTCTTAATTCAGGCTTACCCTCGAGATAATTAAAATTTTTACCATTTAGTCCTTTTGAACTTTGAATAATAGGTATAACTTCAATCTTTTCTTCAGCAAGAGAAGGTTGTGGTAAAGCTAAAGTTCCAATAAAAAGGAAGCAAAATGGAATAAATTTTTTTAATTTCATTAGATATTTGAGTTTCACTAATAATAGGTAGTTTGCAAAAATAATAAACTAATTTATTTTTTGTATAACTTTTCTAATTGCTTAATTTCCTCTCTTA
This portion of the Prochlorococcus marinus XMU1410 genome encodes:
- a CDS encoding protein adenylyltransferase SelO family protein, whose amino-acid sequence is MSTKSDSLKGKLTENFSEFSQLSDYSFMNSLKADPQSTKDGNDHKPRSVYSGHYVPVVPTAIPEPEYISHSNKLFKELNLSSDLTKDQNFCRFFSGDISVANYPMSPVGWATGYALSIYGTEYTQQCPFGTGNGYGDGRAISVFEGLFNGKRMEMQLKGGGPTPYCRGADGRAVLRSSVREFLAQELMDALGVPTSRSLTLYVSRSEIVRRPWYSKGSRYFEPDIMIDNLAAITTRVAPSFLRVGQIELFARRVRNNAHDEALNELKMIVQHLIDRNYKDEIEYDITIESKIIKLASLYRSRLISLIVNWMRVGYCQGNFNSDNCAAGGYTLDYGPFGFCELFDPRFQPWTGGGEHFSFFNQPSAAAINFKTFSSSLSPLLSENKQDQEKLDQIEKDFSELMNKELKKMWANKLGLENYNESLINEFFNLMVISKADYTILFRKLSEIPDNIDSLKDSFYFPINDELNNKWEVWLKNWQSILKKEGNIKAKSASMKSLNPVYTWREWMVVPAYEEAEKGNYKKIKELQDVFSNPYIKQPSEIDQKYNQLKPSQFFNYGGVSHYSCSS
- a CDS encoding cupin domain-containing protein; its protein translation is MKLKKFIPFCFLFIGTLALPQPSLAEEKIEVIPIIQSSKGLNGKNFNYLEGKPELRLLKVKIPVGLKTPIHTHPSPMLIHVTRGRLKHVRGEEINFFKAGDAFIESNNGAPHYVKNVGKKPAILHVGVVSVVGMPTAINK
- a CDS encoding sodium-dependent transporter; its protein translation is MDSKISPREQWTSKLGFILAAAGSAVGLGNLWGFAYRASQGGGAAFVLLYILIVIIVCLPVFVAEMALGRNATASTLLAPVKLAGKNWYPLGILFFIAPLGIASYYSVIMGWTADTLFHSLFFGLPKNLSEAEAFFGSISSGSSVLLGHLLSLVLTAIIVSSGIKKGIEKVTRFFMPILFIILLSLAIWATSLSGAWEGYKTFLFKFDFDELRNPQTIRNAFTQAFFSLSLGIGVMVTYASYLNKKSNLPKLSVGVASLDTLVGLMAGLITFPIVLTFGLSDAISESTVGALFISIPTGLGSYGAVGRIVAVAFFALAYIAAITSSVSLLEVPVSSLMDKFGFKREKSVWLITLFLFLAGIPSALNLNILGTIDSIFGGVLLIFGGFLVTFFMGWVVPGKFNEELSDSKVGIKTTRYLKFMTRWVAPPIIGFGLFISVFDLLKGWVS
- a CDS encoding DUF3764 family protein, whose translation is MTIETTILDFQLSNTFEQYESHMNAEEQQSMFKEMGVKTFYIGKSLDDPQRATVIFQGPKNVLYDIFMNPETKPIVEASGHIYAGTKITRWIS